CTTCCGGCTGCTGGGCCGGCTGCGCAGGCCGGCGGACACCGTACTGCGGGCGGCCGTCCGGAAGGTCGGGGAACTGCCCCCGGGGTGTGGTGTTGCCTGCGGGGTCGGCCTCTGCGGGGTTCTGCCGTCCGGCACCGGCCGGGGACTCCCCGGCGGGATCGGAGTCCGGGGAAGGCTGTCCATACGGGTTGGCCCAGCCCGAAGGCCGTTCCGGTGCCTGCGGACCGCCGGCCGGCGGACGCAGGGCCTCATGGCGGGGGGCCGACGCGGGAGCCTGGGGATGTCCCGCCTGGCCGACCATCGGCAGCCGGTGCAGGAGCTGGCGGGCATCGTTGGCTGCCTCGGGCGCCACGATTACGTCATAGCTGGTGGCAATTACCTGGCTGGTGGAGGTAAAGTCCCTGCGCCCACGCTGCAGGGCGTAGGCAAGGACACCGAAGAGAACCCAGAACACGGCGCCCAGCGCCATGGACGGAATGAGGGAAATGGCTGCGGCGCTGCCCCCGAACAGCATCAGGGCGAGCCCCACAAAGAGGCCGAACCAGGCACCCGTGGCGGCGCTGGACAG
This window of the Arthrobacter sp. zg-Y919 genome carries:
- a CDS encoding general stress protein, with amino-acid sequence MSNLFGATPPRDAGRSLPKGETVGRYTAYLDAQKAVDYLADNKFPVQLVSIVGNELKSVERVTGRLTYPRVALSSAATGAWFGLFVGLALMLFGGSAAAISLIPSMALGAVFWVLFGVLAYALQRGRRDFTSTSQVIATSYDVIVAPEAANDARQLLHRLPMVGQAGHPQAPASAPRHEALRPPAGGPQAPERPSGWANPYGQPSPDSDPAGESPAGAGRQNPAEADPAGNTTPRGQFPDLPDGRPQYGVRRPAQPAQQPEAAQEAVQPGQPAPIEPASTEQGSHQQDVPRDEQPRQ